A region from the Roseibium algicola genome encodes:
- the trbF gene encoding conjugal transfer protein TrbF, with product MAKHTPIDNPYLAARMEWNERYGSYVRTARVWQGIGLLAMAMAIIGFGFALYQSTQVKLVPYIVEVDKLGTPAIGGFPAQIEYADERVVRSMLGAWITNFRSVTPDTVVAKGYIDRVYAMLRQTDVATQKVNNFYRTNSPFDRAQSRTVSVEVTSIVPLSNQSYQIDWTEIERDRKGKELQTKRWRGVAAVTLSPPQDEAIIRLNPIGLYLKDFDWTAQL from the coding sequence ATGGCAAAACACACTCCAATCGATAATCCCTATCTTGCCGCTCGGATGGAATGGAACGAGCGCTACGGATCGTACGTACGCACCGCTCGCGTTTGGCAGGGTATCGGCCTGCTCGCTATGGCGATGGCGATCATCGGCTTTGGGTTCGCGCTCTACCAGAGCACGCAGGTCAAGCTCGTTCCTTATATCGTCGAGGTGGACAAGCTCGGCACACCCGCGATCGGTGGTTTCCCTGCTCAGATCGAATACGCCGATGAGCGCGTTGTCCGTTCCATGCTCGGAGCCTGGATCACTAATTTCCGCTCTGTCACCCCGGACACGGTTGTCGCCAAGGGATACATCGACCGGGTTTACGCGATGCTGCGGCAGACGGACGTTGCCACCCAGAAGGTCAACAACTTCTACCGGACGAACTCTCCATTCGATCGCGCACAGTCCCGAACCGTGTCCGTCGAGGTGACAAGTATCGTCCCGCTCTCCAATCAATCTTATCAAATCGATTGGACGGAGATCGAACGGGACAGGAAGGGCAAAGAGCTTCAGACGAAGCGCTGGCGCGGAGTTGCAGCCGTGACCCTATCGCCACCACAGGACGAAGCTATCATCAGGCTAAATCCAATCGGTCTTTACCTAAAGGACTTCGATTGGACCGCGCAATTGTAA
- the trbG gene encoding P-type conjugative transfer protein TrbG: MFAAAAAVIALPVQALAADYTAKELRALGLSSDWRNGRGVITKGPDGKVIYLYGQVQPTVVCAPLQVCDVELQPGEAVRNVMVGDTVRWKVDPATSGGPGGNSVHLIIKPTEPGLVTSMVVTTSRRTYQIKLQSDSHRYMARVGFDYPEDIQAKFEAANRQLEASIIPGAGVPAENLDFKYHVHGQARWRPTRVYSDGTKTYIQFPSGMASGDAPVLYITSGGQNQIVNYRLKGSLMIVDYTIDQAVLVSGVGYSQQKVRINRGG; this comes from the coding sequence ATGTTCGCGGCCGCGGCCGCCGTCATCGCCCTACCTGTTCAAGCATTGGCTGCCGACTACACGGCAAAGGAGCTGCGCGCCCTCGGGCTTTCGAGCGACTGGCGTAATGGCCGAGGCGTGATTACCAAAGGTCCGGACGGCAAGGTCATCTATCTCTATGGCCAGGTCCAGCCAACAGTGGTTTGCGCTCCCTTGCAGGTCTGCGACGTGGAGCTACAGCCTGGGGAAGCTGTTCGCAACGTCATGGTCGGGGACACTGTTCGCTGGAAGGTGGATCCGGCAACATCGGGGGGACCGGGCGGAAACTCGGTTCACCTGATCATCAAGCCGACAGAACCCGGGCTTGTCACATCCATGGTGGTGACGACATCGAGGCGCACCTACCAGATCAAGCTTCAAAGCGACAGTCACCGTTACATGGCCCGGGTGGGCTTCGATTACCCTGAAGACATCCAGGCGAAATTCGAAGCGGCCAATCGCCAGCTTGAGGCAAGCATCATCCCCGGCGCCGGCGTCCCGGCTGAAAACCTGGACTTCAAATATCACGTTCACGGGCAAGCCCGCTGGCGGCCGACACGTGTCTATTCGGACGGCACCAAAACTTACATCCAGTTTCCCTCAGGAATGGCGTCCGGGGATGCACCGGTTCTTTACATCACCTCCGGGGGACAGAACCAGATCGTCAACTATCGCCTGAAGGGCAGCCTCATGATCGTGGATTACACGATCGACCAGGCGGTACTCGTGTCCGGTGTTGGTTACAGCCAACAAAAAGTTCGCATCAACAGGGGAGGCTGA
- the merF gene encoding mercury resistance system transport protein MerF yields the protein MNNKLLATGVIGTVIAALCCFTPVLVVLFGAVGLSAFVGLLDYVLLPALLAFVLLTLYALVRNARRQRNEGNRNV from the coding sequence ATGAACAACAAGCTCCTGGCGACAGGGGTAATAGGTACAGTGATCGCTGCGCTTTGCTGCTTCACACCGGTTCTCGTCGTATTGTTCGGTGCCGTTGGGCTGTCAGCCTTCGTTGGCCTTCTTGACTACGTCCTGTTGCCCGCTCTCCTCGCCTTTGTACTTCTCACACTCTATGCGCTTGTTCGCAATGCACGACGCCAACGCAACGAAGGAAACCGGAATGTCTGA
- the merA gene encoding mercury(II) reductase, whose translation MSDCCSKRNGSYHLAVVGAGSAGFSAAITAAEEGARVALIGHGVIGGTCVNVGCVPSKAMIRAMEIMHAPKAARRFDGIEATAQITDWAAVIRQKQALVDDLRAAKYIDVLPQHNNIAYLEGEARFIAGGQLTLEGEVIKAEKILLATGSRPQVPDIPGMAQVRPHDSTSILDVQKRPESLIVMGGGYIGVELAQVFARAGTRVTIVSRRGLLPEAEPEIGDALTRAFEDEGIVVQTIKSYTEVLMRDGRIALRVETEHGTGILEAEDLLLATGRTPNTQNLALDLAGIATDQRGAILVDDRMRTSQKNIYAAGDVTGRDQFVYMAAYGAKLAAKNAMNADSLVYDNATMPAIVFSDPQVASVGFTEAAAKVAGHTVRTSVLSLEHVPRALAARDTRGLIKLVADGNTKRLLGAHILAPEGADSIQTAAMALKAGMTYEELGAMIFPYLTTVEGLKLAAQTFEKDVAALSCCAG comes from the coding sequence ATGTCTGACTGTTGTTCGAAGAGGAACGGATCCTACCACCTGGCTGTGGTCGGCGCGGGCTCAGCCGGGTTCTCGGCCGCGATCACGGCGGCCGAGGAAGGTGCCCGGGTTGCCCTGATCGGTCACGGCGTCATAGGAGGAACTTGCGTCAATGTCGGTTGCGTGCCGTCGAAGGCGATGATCCGGGCTATGGAGATCATGCACGCGCCAAAAGCCGCTCGAAGATTTGACGGGATAGAGGCGACGGCGCAGATCACGGATTGGGCCGCCGTAATCCGCCAGAAACAGGCGCTGGTCGATGACCTGCGAGCTGCAAAATATATCGACGTCCTGCCCCAACACAACAACATCGCCTATCTGGAAGGTGAGGCTCGTTTCATTGCCGGCGGGCAGCTGACCTTGGAAGGAGAGGTCATCAAAGCTGAGAAGATCCTCCTTGCCACGGGATCCCGGCCGCAGGTGCCTGACATTCCCGGAATGGCCCAGGTACGCCCTCACGACAGCACATCAATTCTCGATGTTCAGAAGCGCCCGGAATCTTTGATTGTCATGGGAGGCGGATACATCGGTGTCGAATTGGCGCAAGTTTTTGCCCGTGCGGGTACGCGCGTCACCATTGTGAGCCGCCGAGGATTGCTGCCGGAGGCGGAACCGGAAATCGGTGATGCGCTGACGCGGGCGTTTGAAGACGAAGGCATTGTCGTCCAAACCATCAAGAGCTACACAGAAGTTTTGATGCGTGACGGCCGCATTGCACTGAGGGTCGAAACCGAACATGGAACCGGAATCCTGGAAGCGGAGGACCTTCTTCTTGCGACAGGTCGTACGCCCAACACGCAAAATCTTGCGTTGGACCTGGCCGGAATCGCCACCGACCAGCGTGGCGCGATCCTTGTCGATGACCGGATGCGTACCAGCCAGAAAAACATCTACGCCGCCGGCGATGTAACCGGACGTGATCAATTCGTGTATATGGCAGCCTACGGTGCCAAACTGGCCGCGAAAAACGCGATGAACGCCGATAGCTTGGTCTATGACAATGCTACCATGCCGGCAATCGTCTTCTCCGATCCCCAGGTTGCAAGCGTCGGTTTCACTGAGGCCGCCGCGAAGGTTGCCGGCCACACTGTTCGCACTTCAGTCTTGTCGCTCGAGCACGTTCCTCGAGCACTCGCAGCCCGGGACACGCGCGGGCTCATCAAACTTGTCGCGGACGGAAACACCAAGCGGTTGCTCGGGGCACATATACTTGCTCCGGAAGGTGCCGACAGTATCCAGACCGCGGCGATGGCGCTCAAGGCGGGAATGACATACGAAGAGCTCGGCGCGATGATCTTCCCATACCTCACAACGGTTGAAGGGTTGAAGCTTGCTGCGCAGACTTTCGAAAAGGATGTAGCGGCTCTCAGCTGTTGTGCAGGTTGA
- the trbI gene encoding IncP-type conjugal transfer protein TrbI, with protein sequence MSNSDSNVHLAGDDIRADDEAPKIRRLNRLPIFLFIGLVVVFGVVIIYGLANRGITSGGSIVEDGGGTPASGFADQLKAGISNGVIDPPGQPITPVRPEPVEVAKPEIVQAQKPYSNPFQQQPVSSDAVIEPQETEIDWRERMKRRNEEQEMQELQRQRMKRLQSIDAAYDSPIVVNIDELEGQGQGSQTTQGNQTGNGAFTRSPSSPDLLSAALQAAQGGAANADPNGQFGKQDFFNQDISEAGYLANRVVPQQSPYELKRGSVIPATLITGINSDLPGRITGQVRQNVYDSATGHLLLIPQGTKLFGRYDSDVSFGQKRVLVVWTDIIFPNGATLQIGSMGGVDGEGYGGFKDKVNNHYLRTFGSAALLAIIGTGIDMAVPESSTLSTQDTASDAARRNFAEVFGRVVERTINKNLDVQPTLQIRPGYNFNILVDQDIIFPGSYG encoded by the coding sequence ATGAGCAATTCGGATTCCAATGTGCATCTGGCGGGTGACGACATTCGCGCCGACGATGAAGCTCCCAAGATACGTCGCTTAAACCGGCTGCCGATATTTCTATTCATCGGGCTCGTTGTCGTTTTCGGTGTTGTGATCATCTATGGCCTCGCGAACCGTGGCATCACGTCGGGCGGCAGTATTGTCGAGGATGGTGGTGGCACGCCGGCAAGCGGTTTTGCGGACCAACTCAAGGCCGGCATCAGCAACGGCGTTATCGATCCGCCAGGGCAACCGATCACGCCGGTTCGGCCGGAACCAGTTGAAGTTGCCAAACCGGAAATCGTGCAAGCGCAGAAGCCGTATAGCAATCCGTTTCAGCAGCAGCCCGTCTCATCGGACGCGGTGATCGAACCGCAGGAAACGGAGATAGATTGGCGCGAAAGGATGAAACGCCGCAACGAAGAGCAGGAAATGCAGGAATTGCAGCGCCAACGGATGAAGCGCCTGCAATCCATTGACGCGGCTTACGACAGTCCAATCGTCGTGAACATCGATGAACTGGAGGGGCAGGGGCAGGGATCGCAGACCACCCAGGGCAATCAGACAGGAAACGGGGCGTTTACGCGCAGCCCGTCTTCTCCTGATCTTCTATCCGCAGCCCTGCAGGCGGCTCAAGGCGGGGCTGCTAATGCCGATCCCAACGGACAATTCGGTAAACAGGATTTCTTCAATCAGGACATTTCGGAAGCCGGATATCTCGCGAACCGCGTTGTTCCGCAGCAGTCACCCTATGAATTGAAACGCGGCTCGGTGATCCCGGCAACGCTCATCACCGGCATTAATTCGGACCTTCCCGGCCGGATCACCGGCCAGGTCAGACAGAACGTCTATGATAGCGCAACCGGCCATCTGCTTTTGATCCCTCAAGGAACCAAACTGTTCGGCCGGTATGATTCCGATGTGTCGTTCGGTCAGAAGCGCGTGCTCGTCGTCTGGACAGATATCATCTTCCCAAATGGAGCTACTTTGCAGATCGGCTCCATGGGGGGCGTTGACGGCGAAGGTTATGGCGGTTTCAAGGACAAGGTGAACAACCATTACCTGCGCACCTTTGGGTCCGCAGCGCTTCTCGCAATTATCGGAACTGGAATTGATATGGCTGTTCCGGAGAGCTCTACGCTTTCCACCCAGGACACGGCCTCAGATGCCGCCCGCCGCAACTTCGCGGAAGTGTTCGGCCGGGTGGTGGAGCGGACCATCAACAAGAACCTCGATGTCCAGCCGACACTTCAGATCCGGCCGGGATACAATTTTAATATTCTGGTCGATCAGGACATCATCTTTCCGGGATCGTATGGCTGA
- a CDS encoding mercuric transporter MerT family protein, whose protein sequence is MTTDIHPVTKRETDLGAKAATAGGILGALAMTSCCILPLVLFSLGATGAWIGQLGALTQYKWIFFAFAGGALGYGFWKVYRPTPQACDDGSCDRPLQKRFMKRALWSATFVVALSLAFPYLAPPLLGY, encoded by the coding sequence ATGACGACGGACATACATCCAGTGACCAAAAGAGAAACAGACCTTGGTGCGAAGGCCGCTACCGCCGGCGGCATACTTGGCGCACTTGCAATGACGTCCTGCTGTATTCTGCCTCTGGTTCTTTTCAGCCTCGGGGCCACAGGCGCCTGGATCGGTCAGCTTGGTGCGCTCACCCAGTACAAATGGATCTTTTTCGCGTTTGCCGGAGGCGCACTCGGCTATGGGTTCTGGAAGGTTTACAGGCCGACGCCGCAGGCCTGCGATGATGGGAGTTGCGACCGCCCCCTGCAAAAGCGGTTCATGAAAAGAGCACTGTGGAGCGCAACTTTCGTTGTCGCGCTCTCCTTGGCCTTCCCGTACCTCGCTCCGCCGCTGCTCGGCTACTGA
- a CDS encoding cytochrome c biogenesis CcdA family protein produces MDLTFQTFSLAFGLGLLGFIEPCTIGAHLIFVNRQLQNPSEYRLVAVSTFILARVIVMAGFGGAIVMLGQMLIGVQTGFWLVFGALYLALGLFMIAGFGRILRRKFEVAPERWRIAGNPLLQGLAFGLNIPACAAPILFALIGTVALTGSPVSGVVLMGTFALALSVPLLPLTVWPRSAGFLSRMADWLRARRWILGLVFVLLGIWSIWFGLFVDPADWSGR; encoded by the coding sequence TTGGACCTGACCTTTCAAACATTCAGTCTGGCATTTGGTCTTGGACTGCTGGGTTTTATCGAACCCTGCACGATCGGTGCGCACCTCATATTCGTAAACCGGCAATTACAAAATCCGTCTGAATATCGACTGGTGGCAGTAAGTACCTTCATTCTTGCACGCGTTATCGTCATGGCCGGCTTTGGCGGGGCTATTGTCATGTTGGGCCAAATGTTGATCGGGGTTCAGACCGGCTTCTGGCTGGTGTTTGGGGCCCTTTACCTGGCCCTGGGTCTGTTCATGATTGCAGGCTTTGGCCGGATTTTGCGCCGAAAGTTCGAGGTCGCTCCGGAGCGCTGGCGAATTGCCGGAAATCCACTCCTGCAGGGGCTCGCCTTTGGTTTGAACATTCCTGCATGTGCGGCGCCGATCCTATTCGCTCTTATAGGAACAGTGGCACTTACCGGTTCCCCTGTCTCTGGCGTAGTGCTGATGGGTACTTTCGCACTGGCCCTGTCTGTGCCGCTTCTGCCGCTGACCGTTTGGCCACGCTCTGCGGGTTTTCTTTCCCGGATGGCGGACTGGTTGAGGGCACGGCGCTGGATTCTCGGCCTAGTATTCGTCCTGCTTGGCATTTGGTCGATATGGTTCGGCCTTTTTGTCGATCCTGCGGACTGGAGCGGAAGGTGA
- a CDS encoding conjugal transfer protein TrbH: protein MLHTRRSILKAIGISALITPMAGCMTQSGWFNPTTSVDAANLSPSAASIVAGDMVAKLSEHVGAGTGTIFLKADNSQFGLALESSLRGWGYAVAEADQQPSGDTIIPLAYTVDSDAGQIFVRLTTPTVELARTYQATAAGASPTSPVSVLTRTA, encoded by the coding sequence ATGTTGCACACACGCCGCTCAATTTTGAAAGCCATCGGCATTTCGGCGCTGATAACACCCATGGCAGGCTGCATGACGCAAAGTGGCTGGTTCAACCCGACAACAAGCGTTGATGCTGCCAATCTGTCGCCTTCAGCCGCAAGCATCGTCGCCGGCGACATGGTTGCGAAACTCTCTGAACATGTCGGAGCTGGAACGGGCACCATCTTCCTCAAGGCTGACAATTCCCAGTTCGGGCTTGCCCTCGAAAGTTCACTACGCGGATGGGGTTACGCGGTCGCGGAGGCCGACCAACAGCCATCGGGCGACACGATCATTCCCTTGGCTTACACGGTCGATTCCGATGCCGGGCAGATCTTCGTTCGCCTCACCACGCCAACTGTCGAGTTGGCACGGACCTATCAGGCAACGGCGGCCGGCGCGTCTCCGACGAGCCCTGTCTCCGTGCTGACGCGCACAGCGTAA
- the trbL gene encoding P-type conjugative transfer protein TrbL produces MARRKFGPLFGTLILGMVFASIFASTGFAQSGGALDTVQNSLANAAKSWESTLISGATSLFWLLATIEIGLAAVWLGVNAASLEVWATELVKRIIFIGFFAFVLTQGPQLAKDIVDSLWGIGSGSVSGKLSPADLFDTGLQVNGILNEQIQNLDWTAIAQALMLAGSGLIVLLCMALFAAVLLSVIVEMYIGLIAGMIMLGLGGSSYTKDFAVRYLIYAFSIGMKLMALSIIAKTGSTLLTNLAADPTMTTTASGPGMLAAIALAMFALSIFVPNIVQGVVQGVSAGSGMEVIRTGQGTSYYAGAAFRQTASVAGGIAGAGIGAAGIASGSYQAGRAASDAGHSPARSVAAAFGTGGKALASAAADKLTGAPSAHGSSTLGLANHKLKQSLPNKPTGGGSSPKSS; encoded by the coding sequence ATGGCCAGGAGGAAGTTCGGACCGCTTTTTGGAACACTCATTTTGGGAATGGTGTTCGCAAGCATATTTGCCTCGACTGGATTTGCTCAGAGCGGCGGTGCGCTGGATACTGTTCAAAACAGTTTGGCAAACGCCGCCAAGAGCTGGGAGTCCACGCTCATAAGCGGCGCAACGTCTCTCTTCTGGCTGCTAGCCACTATCGAGATCGGCTTGGCGGCTGTCTGGCTTGGCGTGAACGCTGCCTCTCTGGAGGTCTGGGCGACAGAATTGGTCAAACGGATCATTTTTATCGGCTTTTTCGCATTCGTACTGACTCAAGGCCCACAGCTAGCAAAGGACATCGTTGATAGCCTTTGGGGGATCGGAAGCGGAAGTGTCTCGGGTAAACTCTCCCCAGCGGACCTCTTCGATACAGGTTTGCAGGTCAACGGCATCCTGAATGAGCAAATTCAAAATCTGGATTGGACTGCCATTGCGCAAGCGTTGATGCTTGCCGGCTCCGGCCTCATCGTTCTCCTTTGCATGGCGTTGTTTGCGGCAGTTTTGCTCTCTGTCATCGTGGAAATGTACATCGGGCTTATCGCCGGCATGATCATGCTCGGTTTGGGTGGTTCGTCCTACACCAAAGACTTTGCTGTTCGTTATCTGATCTACGCGTTCAGCATCGGCATGAAATTGATGGCCCTCAGCATCATCGCCAAAACAGGTTCAACTCTTTTGACGAACCTCGCGGCGGATCCGACGATGACGACAACCGCATCCGGTCCCGGAATGCTGGCTGCAATAGCTTTGGCGATGTTCGCGCTTTCAATCTTCGTTCCGAATATTGTCCAGGGCGTGGTTCAAGGCGTGTCTGCCGGCAGCGGGATGGAGGTCATTAGAACGGGCCAAGGGACATCCTATTACGCTGGCGCGGCGTTTCGGCAAACCGCCAGTGTGGCAGGAGGAATTGCCGGAGCCGGGATCGGTGCCGCCGGAATAGCATCCGGTTCTTATCAAGCTGGAAGAGCCGCGTCCGATGCCGGGCACTCGCCAGCCCGCAGTGTTGCCGCTGCATTTGGCACAGGCGGAAAAGCCCTAGCCTCTGCTGCCGCGGATAAGTTGACCGGAGCGCCGAGTGCTCACGGGTCTTCAACGCTAGGTCTCGCCAATCACAAGCTGAAGCAATCCCTTCCAAACAAACCAACTGGCGGCGGGTCTTCGCCCAAATCCTCCTGA
- a CDS encoding multicopper oxidase family protein: protein MAMYLPTLTRRTFLTRTAAFSAGAVLPVLGLRNAQAASIREFRLKASPGRTQLVPDTYGNTPVWAYNGTVPGPAIRVRQGDRIHVVIDNGLEEETTVHWHGVRTPNAMDGVPHLTQTPIAPGETFTYEFDAVDAGTYWYHPHLNSTVQVGRGLYGPLIIEESEPVRVDRELIWVLDDWRLTGDAAISDDFGNPHDLMHNGRIGNTVTVNGRVPESIAVRAGERIRLRLINAANARIFGLDFANLEPVVIALDGQPVTPHAPANGLVTLGPAMRVDLILDMTGRPGSRVSVVDRFYKGQEYRLVDLAYAEAALRKAAPDWPLELQDNPLAEPDLGDAIRHEVTFNGGMMGQMIMAEMGGSMGNEASGGMMGNMMNMMHGRGIWFINGKAATGHVMDPLLTVPRDSTCVLAMTNATAWHHPIHLHGHSFRVLSRNGLPTTHREWQDTVLMAPREKVEIAFVADNPGDWMFHCHILEHQAAGMMGVIRVSGKEERI, encoded by the coding sequence ATGGCCATGTATCTGCCGACGCTGACGCGTCGGACATTCCTCACACGCACCGCAGCTTTCTCGGCTGGTGCAGTGCTTCCGGTTCTTGGACTACGAAATGCCCAGGCGGCCTCCATTAGGGAGTTCCGGCTGAAGGCATCACCGGGACGGACGCAACTCGTTCCGGATACTTATGGAAACACGCCGGTCTGGGCCTACAACGGCACAGTGCCCGGCCCGGCAATTCGTGTCCGTCAAGGCGATCGCATTCATGTCGTGATCGACAACGGCCTTGAGGAAGAGACCACCGTCCACTGGCACGGTGTGCGCACGCCGAACGCCATGGACGGCGTGCCGCATCTGACGCAGACGCCGATCGCTCCCGGTGAGACCTTCACCTACGAGTTCGACGCCGTCGATGCCGGTACCTATTGGTATCACCCTCACTTAAACAGCACGGTGCAGGTGGGGCGCGGTCTCTACGGCCCGCTGATCATCGAGGAATCCGAGCCGGTTCGCGTCGACCGAGAACTGATCTGGGTTCTCGACGATTGGCGACTCACCGGGGACGCAGCGATCAGCGACGATTTCGGCAACCCCCATGACTTGATGCATAACGGACGTATCGGCAACACGGTCACCGTCAACGGCCGTGTTCCGGAGAGCATTGCGGTCCGTGCTGGAGAGCGCATCCGGCTGCGCCTGATCAATGCTGCCAATGCCCGGATCTTTGGCCTCGACTTTGCAAACCTCGAGCCGGTTGTGATCGCCCTCGACGGGCAACCCGTGACGCCGCACGCACCGGCGAACGGGCTCGTCACGCTCGGTCCAGCCATGCGGGTGGACCTGATCCTCGACATGACCGGCCGGCCAGGCAGCCGGGTCTCTGTGGTGGACCGGTTCTACAAGGGACAGGAGTACCGGTTGGTCGATCTCGCCTATGCGGAAGCGGCGCTCAGGAAAGCTGCTCCTGACTGGCCTCTTGAACTTCAAGACAATCCGCTTGCCGAGCCGGACCTGGGCGACGCGATCCGGCACGAGGTCACGTTCAACGGCGGCATGATGGGCCAGATGATCATGGCCGAAATGGGCGGCAGCATGGGGAACGAAGCCTCCGGTGGAATGATGGGCAACATGATGAACATGATGCATGGCCGGGGCATCTGGTTCATCAACGGCAAGGCCGCCACCGGTCATGTGATGGACCCGCTGCTGACGGTGCCGCGCGACAGCACATGCGTCCTGGCAATGACAAACGCAACGGCCTGGCATCATCCAATCCACCTGCACGGACATTCCTTCCGCGTCCTGTCACGGAACGGTCTGCCTACAACGCATCGTGAGTGGCAAGACACCGTGTTGATGGCACCGCGCGAGAAGGTCGAGATCGCCTTCGTCGCCGACAATCCGGGAGACTGGATGTTTCACTGCCACATTCTTGAGCACCAGGCCGCTGGCATGATGGGGGTGATCCGCGTTTCCGGAAAAGAGGAGCGGATATGA
- a CDS encoding MerR family transcriptional regulator, with amino-acid sequence MSSEAGVNIETIRYYERIELMPKPDRTAGGNRQYTHDHLQRLSFIKRSRELGFSIDEIREMLKMVDQKGISCGEVHAMTMEHLSSVREKIQHLKKLEKALTKMASECAKGDVPTCPIIQTLFEA; translated from the coding sequence ATGTCCAGCGAAGCCGGTGTCAATATCGAGACGATCCGGTACTATGAACGCATTGAATTGATGCCCAAGCCTGACCGGACCGCCGGAGGCAACCGGCAATACACCCACGACCACCTTCAACGTTTGTCGTTTATCAAGCGGAGCCGGGAACTCGGGTTCAGCATCGACGAGATCCGCGAGATGCTGAAAATGGTCGACCAGAAAGGCATCAGTTGCGGTGAGGTGCATGCCATGACAATGGAACACCTGAGCTCTGTGAGGGAAAAGATTCAGCACCTGAAGAAGCTGGAGAAGGCTCTGACTAAAATGGCGTCTGAATGCGCCAAGGGAGATGTCCCGACCTGTCCGATTATCCAAACGCTCTTTGAAGCGTAG
- the trbJ gene encoding P-type conjugative transfer protein TrbJ: MPNSFLARSLASVLCVIGIAGPVQAGGAVTGATEFTQILNNSELIALGGQNAEQIANQVQQIGNQIQMIENQISIYENMLQNTLSLPMQVWGEVEQNLGQLQSLVQKGQAMAFSMGNLDDTLKQRFQSYADFAKNGLPDGQSFSTMYQSWSDTNRDTISSTLKAAGYTSDQFATEEATMRQLRQHSQSAAGQKQALQVGHEIAAQQVEQMQKLRGLVSQQMTMMGTWYQSEQTARDHTKAASDQFFKNPNVSSGNGQDFKPQW; the protein is encoded by the coding sequence ATGCCGAACAGCTTCTTGGCTAGATCGCTCGCCAGCGTTCTTTGTGTGATCGGAATTGCAGGACCGGTCCAGGCTGGTGGCGCGGTCACCGGTGCGACCGAGTTCACCCAGATCCTCAACAACAGCGAGCTTATAGCCCTCGGCGGTCAGAACGCCGAGCAGATTGCCAATCAGGTGCAGCAGATCGGCAACCAGATCCAGATGATCGAAAATCAGATCTCCATCTACGAGAACATGCTGCAGAACACGCTCTCCCTGCCGATGCAGGTTTGGGGCGAGGTCGAACAGAACCTCGGCCAACTGCAGAGCCTGGTTCAGAAGGGTCAGGCGATGGCCTTCTCAATGGGCAATCTGGACGACACGCTGAAACAGCGGTTCCAGAGCTACGCCGACTTCGCGAAGAACGGCCTGCCGGACGGGCAGTCGTTTTCGACCATGTACCAAAGTTGGTCGGATACCAACCGCGATACCATCTCCTCGACCTTGAAAGCGGCCGGATACACCTCGGACCAGTTCGCGACCGAAGAGGCCACCATGCGTCAGCTCCGGCAGCATTCTCAGTCGGCCGCGGGCCAAAAGCAGGCCCTGCAGGTGGGTCATGAGATTGCAGCCCAGCAAGTCGAGCAGATGCAGAAGCTTCGGGGTCTGGTCTCTCAGCAGATGACCATGATGGGAACCTGGTACCAGTCCGAACAGACGGCACGCGATCACACGAAAGCAGCCTCAGATCAGTTTTTCAAAAACCCGAACGTCTCTTCTGGGAATGGGCAAGACTTCAAACCTCAGTGGTAA